The Kosakonia sacchari SP1 genome includes a window with the following:
- the coaE gene encoding dephospho-CoA kinase (Dephospho-CoA kinase (CoaE) performs the final step in coenzyme A biosynthesis.), which produces MGYTVALTGGIGSGKSTVANAFAALGVNVIDADIIARQVVEPGSEALRAIVGHFGAEMLHKDGSLNRRLLREHIFASPADKTWLNGLLHPLIQQLTQRQIAQATSPYVLWVVPLLVENQLYDKADRVLVIDVPVETQISRTMQRDGVSREHAEKILAAQASREARIAIADDVIDNNGAPDAIASDVARLHAAYLHYASQAVSQEKP; this is translated from the coding sequence ATGGGGTATACGGTCGCGTTAACTGGCGGCATCGGCAGCGGTAAAAGCACCGTGGCAAATGCCTTCGCTGCATTGGGTGTTAATGTTATCGACGCGGATATTATTGCACGACAGGTTGTGGAGCCCGGAAGCGAAGCATTACGCGCCATTGTCGGGCATTTCGGCGCTGAAATGCTTCACAAGGACGGTTCACTGAATCGTCGTTTGTTGCGCGAACATATTTTTGCTTCCCCAGCCGATAAAACATGGCTAAATGGTTTGCTCCACCCGCTTATTCAACAACTGACCCAACGCCAGATTGCGCAAGCGACGTCACCTTATGTACTGTGGGTTGTTCCGTTGCTGGTGGAAAACCAGCTTTATGATAAAGCCGATCGCGTTTTAGTCATCGACGTCCCGGTTGAGACACAGATTTCACGCACCATGCAGCGTGATGGCGTCAGCCGCGAACATGCAGAAAAAATTCTCGCGGCCCAGGCCTCGCGTGAAGCGCGAATTGCCATCGCGGATGATGTTATTGACAATAATGGCGCACCAGATGCGATAGCATCGGATGTTGCCCGCCTGCACGCAGCCTATCTACACTATGCTTCGCAGGCCGTATCACAGGAAAAACCGTAA